The Drosophila innubila isolate TH190305 chromosome 3R unlocalized genomic scaffold, UK_Dinn_1.0 2_E_3R, whole genome shotgun sequence genome has a segment encoding these proteins:
- the LOC117792767 gene encoding ETS-like protein pointed: MPPSAFLVNATIISAANDSNSSNNTNDNSNKSQIAEGNAEQQHLFYPASRGNNNNNNCHNYNYTGATTILKPLTNMVLQSYDNYASYHLPQQSTHLQHQQHVLPAPQQQQQQHLHQQQQHLQHPQQQQHLAHQQQQHAHYATPTAQQQHRLSGGSTGSNTASSSSGSSSSASSNASTHSFSSSTGTGTGTGAGTGSGVAIGGLAGALGSSTAASLGLGYFNDMAPFVGDYSPTSSQHQAAGNAYYTDSDINFFSSGYSSNNNNNSNAHDRTNNSPPPQQSQQQLVNGSSNNASNSSNNNNNNMLPPGVQQQQQNVADNNNSSNSGSSGNSSNNVNAGSNNNNNNNNNNNNNNNNNNNNINYMTAMAAALYQHQLKEEPGTQSSNGGNSGYVTNAQNDPTDLSSYGLPAHLAAAAAGHYTGAGGAGGGNPGAGSGAGSAGAAAGDDSDYHSTISAQEHQSQTSNSTNSNGYMDGSPDFYNSYNRARFHDAFPPEFTPYDAQFQSMNAQPNMDQWGAHAHQHPAAYMTTLGLDKSLLGGYTTQGGVPCFTGSGPIQLWQFLLELLLDKTCQSFISWTGDGWEFKLTDPDEVARRWGIRKNKPKMNYEKLSRGLRYYYDKNIIHKTAGKRYVYRFVCDLQNLVGHTPEELVAKFDLKIEKKDVD, encoded by the exons ATGCCGCCCTCTGCTTTTCTAGTCAATGCCACCATAATCAGTGCAGcaaacgacagcaacagcagcaacaatacgaacgacaacagcaacaagtcaCAAATTGCTGAGGGAAACGCCGAGcagcaacatttattttatcctGCCagcagaggcaacaacaacaacaacaactgtcataattataattacacaggagcaacaacaatattaaagcCTCTTACAAATATGGTGCTACAAAGCTATGACAACTATGCGAGCTATCATTTGCCGCAGCAATCAACGCAtctgcaacatcagcaacatgtCTTGCCAgcgccacagcagcagcagcagcaacatctgcatcagcagcagcaacacttaCAGCAtccgcaacagcagcaacacctggcacatcaacagcagcaacatgcgCATTATGCGACGCCAacagcacagcagcaacatcgctTGTCCGGCGGCAGCACTGGCAGCAACACCGCCTCCTCATCCTCCGGCTCCAGCTCCAGTGCATCCTCCAATGCCTCGACGCACAGTTTTAGCAGCAGCACAGGAACTGGAACCGGAACCggagctggaactggaagTGGAGTTGCCATTGGTGGTTTAGCTGGCGCCTTGGGCAGCTCGACGGCAGCATCTTTGGGCTTGGGTTACTTTAATGATATGGCGCCATTTGTGGGCGATTATTCACCAACATCATCACAGCATCAGGCAGCTGGCAATGCTTACTACACCGATTCGGATATTAACTTCTTTAGTTCAG gctacagcagcaacaacaacaacaacagcaatgcccACGATCGCACCAACAACAGCCCGCCACCGCAGCAATCGCAGCAACAACTGGtcaatggcagcagcaacaatgccagcaacagcagcaacaacaacaacaacaacatgttgcCGCCAGgcgtgcagcagcagcagcagaatgttgctgataacaacaatagcagcaacagtggcagcagcggcaacagcagcaataatgtCAATGCgggcagcaataacaacaacaacaataataataataacaacaacaacaataataacaacaacaacaatatcaactaTATGACAGCAATGGCAGCAGCTCTCTATCAACATCAGCTGAAAGAGGAGCCGGGCACACAATCGAGCAatggtggcaactctggctaTGTAACGAATGCCCAAAACGATCCCACAGATCTCAGTAGTTATGGTCTGCCCGCACATTtggccgcagcagcagctggacaCTATACGGGCGCAGGAGGCGCAGGAGGTGGCAATCCTGGAGCAGGATCTGGAGCAGGATcagctggtgctgctgctggcgatGATAGTGATTATCATAGCACAATTTCCGCGCAGGAACATCAGAGCCAAACCTCCAATAGCACCAATAGCAATGGCTATATGGATGGCAGTCCCGATTTCTACAACTCCTACAATCGTGCACGTTTCCACGACGCTTTTCCGCCGGAATTCACACCCTACGATGCACAGTTCCAGTCGATGAATGCCCAGCCCAATATGGATCAATGGGGTGCACATGCTCATCAGCATCCGGCTGCATATATGACCACCCTGGGTCTGGATAAATCCCTGCTGGGCGGCTACACAACGCAAGGGGGCGTGCCTTGTTTCACCGGTTCCGGGCCAATTCAATTGTGGCAATTTCTTCTCGAATTGCTGCTGGACAAAACCTGTCAGAGTTTCATCTCATGGACGGGCGATGGCTGGGAGTTCAAGCTAACAGATCCCGATGAg GTGGCGCGTCGCTGGGGCATACGCAAGAACAAGCCCAAGATGAACTATGAGAAACTGAGTCGCGGTCTGCGTTATTATTACGATAAGAACATCATCCACAAGACGGCTGGCAAACGCTATGTCTATCGATTCGTCTGTGATCTGCAGAATCTGGTCGG aCACACACCAGAGGAGCTGGTAGCCAAGTTCGATCTGAAGATCGAGAAGAAGGATGTCGACTAG
- the LOC117790508 gene encoding glutamate dehydrogenase, mitochondrial-like, with the protein MPEHLKKIETDKDPEFSAMVLYYYHKAAQVMEKELLKEMDQYSHFKPEEKQARVSAILNLIGSTCTSLEVSFPVIKSDGTYEIITGYRAHHIRNRLPLKGGIRYAMDVDASEVKALASIMTFKCACVNLPYGGSKGGVRIDPTKYTVKELQTITRRYTMELLKKNMIGPAIDVPAPDVNTGPREMSWIVDQYTKTFGHKDINAAAIVTGKPVHVGGINGRHSATGRGVWKAGDLFLQDKEWMDLLGWKVGWKDKTVIVQGFGNVGSFAAQFVQEAGAKIIGIQEAGFALTNNDGIDIDDLIKFKNEKKTIKGYSKAKETTENLLTAQCDILMPCATQKVITNENAKDIKAKLILEGANGPTTPAGEKILLDKGVLIVPDLYCNAGGVTVSYFEYLKNINHVAYGKMTAKTTSQLVFEVINSINESLKQTEGCTIPEIVPNMGLRRIRDCTTEAEIVDSALQTVMESSVIGIKAIAHQFQLCNDLRTAAYIWAIFKIFRTLESSGISQQ; encoded by the exons ATGCCAGAGCATCTGAAAAAGATCGAAACGGACAAGGATCCAGAGTTTTCAGCTATGGTTTTATACTATTATCACAAGGCTGCTCAGGTTATGGAAAAGGAACTGCTTAAAGAAATGGATCAGTATTCCCATTTCAAGCCCGAAGAGAAGCAAGCACGAGTGAGtgccattttaaatttaattgggAGCACTTGCACCTCCCTAGAGGTCAGCTTTCCAGTTATAAAAAGCGACGGAACCTATGAGATTATAACGGGATATCGCGCCCATCATATTCGTAATCGACTTCCCCTGAAGGGAG GTATTCGCTACGCCATGGATGTGGATGCATCGGAAGTCAAGGCCTTGGCATCCATTATGACCTTCAAGTGTGCCTGCGTCAATCTGCCCTATGGTGGCTCCAAAGGAGGAGTCCGCATTGATCCCACCAAGTACACAGTTAAAGAATTACAGACAATTACAAGAAGATATACGATGGAGCTTTTGAAAAAGAATATGATAGGACCTGCCATCGATGTGCCCGCTCCTGATGTGAACACAGGACCGCGGGAGATGAGCTGGATAGTCGATCAGTATACCAAAACCTTCGGACATAAGGACATCAATGCAGCGGCCATTGTCACCGGAAAACCCGTCCATGTTGGCGGCATCAATGGACGCCACTCGGCGACGGGAAGAGGCGTATGGAAAGCAGGAGATTTATTCCTGCAAGACAAGGAATGGATGGATTTGCTGGGTTGGAAGGTCGGCTGGAAAGACAAGACGGTTATTGTCCAGGGTTTCGGAAATGTTGGTTCCTTTGCGGCGCAATTTGTTCAGGAAGCGGGCGCCAAAATAATTGGAATTCAGGAGGCGGGATTCGCCTTGACAAACAATGACGGAATAGATATTGAC GATCTCATCAAGTTCAAGAATGAGAAGAAGACCATTAAGGGATACTCCAAGGCAAAGGAAACCACGGAGAATCTTTTGACTGCACAATGTGATATATTGATGCCCTGTGCCACACAGAAAGTGATTACCAATGAGAATGCCAAGGACATTAAAGCCAAGTTAATCCTGGAAGGTGCCAATGGACCTACTACACCAGCTGGAGAGAAGATCCTGCTGGACAAGGGAGTCTTGATTGTTCCAGATCTGTATTGTAATGCAGGTGGTGTGACTGTCTCATATTTTGAGTATCTCAAGAACATTAATCACGTCGCTTATGGAAAGATGACGGCCAAGACGACTTCACAGCTGGTTTTTGAGGTCATCAATTCAATAAACGAGTCCTTAAAGCAAACTGAGGGATGCACAATT CCAGAAATAGTGCCTAATATGGGTCTCAGGAGGATTCGCGACTGCACAACGGAAGCGGAAATTGTGGATTCAGCGCTGCAAACAGTTATGGAATCATCCGTCATTGGAATCAAAGCCATTGCCCATCAGTTCCAGCTGTGCAATGATCTGAGAACTGCCG